Within Amycolatopsis sp. FDAARGOS 1241, the genomic segment CTGGGCCGTCGTCGACGGCAGCGGCTTCACGGGCTGGCTGACGATCACCGTGCTCGTCGCCGGGTTCGGTTTCTGGTGGGCCGCACTACGCGGCTCCGACCCGTCCTGAACGCAGCTCGTCCAGCACGGCGGCCAGCTCGTCGTAGGAGTCGGCGAGCTTCTCCTCGCGATCGAGGCGGTGGCGCTCCAGCCGCAGGGCGCCCAGGTGGCGGGCGCGGTAGTAGAGCATGCGGCGGCGGGCGTTCGGGGAGTCGTCCAGTGGCCCGTACGCCGCCCAGAACTCATCACGCTCCGCGCCGGGCTTCGCCAGCGCCATCCGGATCGGCCAGTCGGCCGCCGGGTCGCCCCACCAGCTGCGGTCGTGGTCGTAGACGCCGGTGACGGTGAGGTCCGCCTCCAGCATCACGTTGATCGTCCACAGATCCCCGTGCAGCAGCCGGGGTTCGGTGATTTCGTCGAGCAACGCCGCGTCGCGGTAGGCGAGCTCACCCACCTCACGCACGTCGGCGGCGACGAGGCCGCGGTCCTCCAGGTCGAGCGCGGTGTCGGCGAAGTAGGCCACCAGCGCTTCACTCCAGGTCGCGAAGTGCGGCCCCGCGACCGCGCCGAAGCCGGACCCGCAGACGCCGTGGACCAGCCGCGTGAGCCGGCCCAGCTCGCGGTAGAACGGCCCCCGCTCGGCGGGCGGGTACGCCGGCAGCACGTCCGGCCCCGCCTTGCCGCGC encodes:
- a CDS encoding phosphotransferase family protein — translated: MDFRPLERPAGAFQQPLTPEQIEAVFERVIGPGTEVESATELGWGGYNTTYRVELADGPVILRVAPEPARQTRIEWQFMRNEYLATPYFAPIAHLLPRTAAADFTHELVPRDYVVQAVLRGKAGPDVLPAYPPAERGPFYRELGRLTRLVHGVCGSGFGAVAGPHFATWSEALVAYFADTALDLEDRGLVAADVREVGELAYRDAALLDEITEPRLLHGDLWTINVMLEADLTVTGVYDHDRSWWGDPAADWPIRMALAKPGAERDEFWAAYGPLDDSPNARRRMLYYRARHLGALRLERHRLDREEKLADSYDELAAVLDELRSGRVGAA